A stretch of DNA from Acidovorax carolinensis:
TCCACCACAAAGCCGCGGTAGCCGCGCCCGCTCTTGCGCTCGGTGCGCGCCAGCGCATATTCCTCGCGCGTGTCGGGGTGCAGAAAAACCGGAAAGTCGCGGCCCACCGGCAGATAGCCCAGCGCCAGCATCTGCTCGGGCGTAGCGCCCACCACCACCCAGTCGTGGTCATTCACGGGCCGCCCCAGCAGCTTGTCGCGGACCGCGCCGCCCACCATGTAGATTTGCATCGGCGTAGTTTAGGCCGGGCTCCCGGCCGTATATTCCATCCCACCATGTCCCTATCGTCCGACCTCACCATCGCCCAGCTCAACCCCGACGGCAGCGTGCCCGTGCCCACCGCACCCGACGCAGCGGCCAATGCAGCCGCCGAAGCCCTGCAGCGCGAGGCGCAGTTCGAAGCCCTCAAGGCCAAGGTGGATGATCTGCAGGAGATCCTGGCCAAGCCGCTCAGCGAAATCCTGGCCGACCGTGAAAAATTCAAGGACGCCGCTGCGGCCTGGGATGCCTTTGGCGCCATGTGGATGCTGTCGCAGCGCGCCATGAAGCGCGTGGCGCTGGACCTGGCCGCGCAGCAGGGCGTGAGCGAAGAAGATGTGGTGGCGCGCGCGTTGGCCTATGCCAACCAGGTGCTCAATGCGGAAGAGGAAGACCTGGGGGGCACCATCGCCCCGGCCCAGCTGGCGCATATCGCGCGGCACAAGCCGTTTTTGCGCAAGCAGTTCCGGTAACGGGCGGGTCAGCGCCGCAGCCTGTACGGCTCTTCAAAGTCCAGAAAGTCCTTTTCGACCAGGGCCTCGTCGATCCAGGCCTTGACGCCGGGCAGGGCGCGCACGCGGTCTACATAGGCCGAGATGTGGGCGGGCACGGGCAGGGCGTAGGTGTGCAGGCGCATGCACACGGGGGCAAAGTAGGCGTCGGCCACAGTGAATTCGCCGAACAGCAGGGGGCCGCCGTCTTCTTCGAGCAGGGCGCTCCACATGTCCACCAGGCGTTGCACGTCGGCGCGCACGCCGGCCTGGTCGCGCCAGATCAGGGCGCCGGTGTCGGGCAGGTGGGCCTCGATGTTCATGGGGCAGTGGCTGCGCAGGGCGGTAAAGCCGCTGTGCATTTCGGCGCAGATGCTGCGGGCGCGTGCGCGGGCCTTGGCGTCCGTGGGCCAGAGCTTTTTGTCGGGGTGGGACTCGGCCACATATTCGGCAATGGCCAGGGTGTCCCACACCACCAGGTCGGCATCGACCAGCACGGGCACCTTGCCCGTGGGGCTCACGGCCCCGATGGTGCGCTTGAACTCCGACTGGGCGTCAAAGCTGTCAAAGCGCACGCGCACTTCTTCAAACACGATGCCCGCCTGCTTGAGCAGCACCCAGGGGCGCATGGACCAGGACGAGTAGTTCTTGTTGCCGATGTAGAGCTTGAGCATGGTGGGCACCTGAAATGAAGAGGTCAGCCCGCCATGCTAGCGGCTGACGGGCGCGCGAGCGATGCCAAAAACCGGCCTGAATGATGCGCTGCAGGCATCACAGGCCGCCGTGCAGACCTGGCGGGGTAGTCAGACCGGCCAGACCACCCCGTTGTCGTTCAGGATGGCATCGAGCGGCAGGTCGAACTCCTCGGGCTCGAAGTCGTCCAGGTAGCCGTGGGTGAAGCCCAGGCCCACGGTGAACGGCTTGGGCTGCAGCGTGGCCAGGGTTCGGTCGTAAAAGCCGCCGCCATAGCCCAGCCGGTAGCCGCCCGCCGCATAGCCCACGCAGGGCACAAACAGCAGCGTCGGCACGATGACCTCGGTGTCCTTGGGCTTGGGGATGCCGTAGGCGTCCTCTTCCATGGGGCAGCCGGGGTGCCAGGCATGAAAGGTCAGTGTTTTATGCTGCTTGTTGACCACCGGCAGGCCGATGCGCCGGCGCAGGGGTTCGTCCAGCAGCTCACCGTCTTCCTTCCAGCGGTGCAGGGCGGGCAGGGGGTCGAACTCGCCCTTGATGGGCCAGTAGGCGCCGATCACGGTGTCGGGCCGGTTCACCAGCCAGATGCGCATGACTTGTTGTAACAGGTCGGCGCGCTGTAGGCGGTCGGGCAAGTTGAGGCGTTCTTCTATCAATGCGCGCCGCAGGGCTGCTTTGTCCATCAGATAATTCCCCCATGCAATTACTCAGAGCCATTCTGACACCCCTTGTGGCCGCCACCCTGCTGGCCGCCACCGCGCCCCTTGTCCAGGCGCAAAACCGGGGCGACGACACCCTGCTGGAAATGCAGCAGGCGTTTCGCAAGGGCGACCGCAAAAAGCTCGAGCAGTTGCTGCCCGCCGCGCGCGGCCATGCGCTGGAGCCTTGGGCGGCCTATTGGGAGCTGAAAGTGCGTCTCGCCGAGGCCATGCCGCAAGAGGTGCAGGCCTTCCTGCAGCGCTATGCCGGCAGCTACCAGGAAGACCGGCTGCGCAACGACTGGCTGCTGCTGCTGGGCCAGCGGCGCGACTGGGCGCAGTTTGTCGAGCAGCATCCCAGCTACCGCATGTCGGACGACCGCGAGGTGCGCTGCTACGCCCTGCTGATCGACCAGATCAAGGGCAAGGCGCCTGCCAGCGCCGCCGACGATGTGCGCCGCAATTGGTACGCGCTGCGCGATGCGGACGATGGCTGCACCCACGCGGCCAGCGAGTTCTTCAGCTACAAGAAGCTCTCGGCCCTGGACGTCTGGCGCAAGGCCCGACTGGGCGCCGAGGCCAACCGCCCGCGCGCGGTGCGGGCCGCGGTGGAGATCGTTGCGCCCGAGGCGCTGGGGCAGCTCAAGGAGGCGCTGGACGCGCCCACCAAATACCTGTTGGCGCGCAACACGGCCGGCAGCAGGGTGCGCCAGGAACTGGTGCTGCTCGCGTTGATCAAGCTGGCCGCCGGCGACCCTGACAACGCTGCGCACCAGCTCGACAGCAAATGGAGCGAGTACCTCTCGGCCGAGGAGCGCAACTGGGCCTGGGGTGTCATTGGCAAGTCCGCTGCGCAGAAGCTCTTGGGCAGCGCACACGGCTATTTCTCCAACGTGACGCGCAACAGCCACCTGAACGACGACCTGCTGGGCTGGAAGGTGCGCGCCGCCTTGCGCGCCGGCCAGTGGAAGACCGTGGGCAATACCGTGGACGCCATGAGCGACGAGGCCCGCCAGGAAAGCACCTGGGTGTACTGGAAAGCCCGCGCCCTGCTGGCCGCCAAGCCCAGCGAGGCCGAGCGCGCCGAAGCGCGGCAGTTGCTGGAGGGCATTGCCGGAACGCGCGGTTTCTATGAACAGCTGGCGCTGGAAGAGCTGGGCCAGCGCATCACCACGCCGCCCGCGCCCGCGCCGCTAACCGCCGAAGAAAAGGCCGCTGCCCGCGCCAACCCGGGCCTCAACCGCGGCCTTTACGCCATTTTGCTGGGCCTGCGCAGCGAAGGCGTGCGCGAGTGGAACTACACCACCAACCTGCACACTCCCGGCGGCATGGCCGACCGCGAGCTGCTGGCCGCGGCCGACTTTGCCTGCCAGCGCGAGGTGTGGGACCGCTGCATCAACACCAGCGAACGCACCAAGACCGTCACCGACACCACGCAGCGCTTTCCCACGCCGTTTCGCAACGCCGTGGTGGAGCGCGCCCAGGGCATCGGCCTGGACCCGGCCTATGTGTATGGCCTGATCCGCCAGGAAAGCCGTTTTGTGATGGATGCGCGCTCGCATGTGGGTGCCTCGGGCCTCATGCAGGTGATGCCGGCCACGGCCCGCTGGACGGCCCGAAAGATCGGGTTGACGAACTTCACGGCCGACCAGATCAACGACCACGAAACCAACATCACCATCGGCACGGCCTACCTCAAGCTGGCGCTCGACGATTTCGCCGGTTCCATGCCCATGGCCGCCGCGGCCTACAACGCCGGCCCCGGCCGTCCGCGCAGCTGGCGCAACGGCCCGGTGCTCGACGCCGCCATCTGGGCCGAAAACGTGCCCTTTGCCGAAACGCGCGACTACGTGAAAAAGGTGCTGGCCAACACCACCAACTACGCCGCCATGCTGACGGGCCAGCCACAGTCACTCAAAAGCCGCCTGGGCACGGTGGGGCCGCGCGACGCCACTGCGCCCGAGGTGAACCAGGACCTGCCCTGAAGCCCCGCACGCGGGGTGTGAACGTTTGCTATTGATTGAATAGCTGCTGGCGCTTTCTGCATAAGCGCTAGCGCCTGTTTTGGTGCCGGGGTTTTGCTGCTGCTGCGCTGCCCCGCGCCCTGCGGCGTCAGGCGTTGTGCAGCCACTCGCCCTGGCGCAGGGCGGCGCCGGACCGCACCAGGTCGGCGGCCAGGCTTTGCAGCCAATCGGCCTCGGCCTGGTCGGCAAAGTGGCGGGTGTGCAGCATGCCGAAATAGGGCGTGGCCCGTGCCCAGGCGAGCAGGTCGGCCAGCGCAATCTGCTGCCATTCGAGCAGCTTGTACTTGAGCAACACCTTGGCGGCGTAGAGCGCATGTTTGGCCGGGTTGCGGGCGAAGCCGTCCAGGCGGCGGCGGGCGCCGTCCAGGGCGCGGGCCGCGTCGGTAAACACCGGCCCGTGGCCCGGGATCACCACCTGCGGCGCGAGCTTTTCGATCACATCGAGCGTGGCGGCCACATCGGCAAAGGCGCTTTCGCCCTCCAGCTCGGGGAAGACCACGCCAAAGCCGTTTTCCCACAGCGCATCGGCCGAGATCAGGATGCCGTTGTGCGGCTCGAACAGCACCACCGAGTGCGGGTCATGCCCCGGCGCGGCGTGCACCTGCCAGGGCCTGTCGCCCAGCAGCGTGGTGGTGCCGGGCTGCAGCAAGGTGTCATGGCGAAAGGGCGGGCATTCCTGGCCGGTGGGGATGTAGCTCAGCGCATAGGCGTCCCATTGGCGCACATGCGCGGCCTGCCCCGGCGGGATGGCGGTTTCAGCGCCCGGCCAGGCCTGCTGCAGCGCGGCGTTGCCGCCGCAGTGGTCGCTGTGCAGGTGGGTGTTGAGGATGCGCTCGAGCGGCCGCCCCTCCAGCGACGACTGCACCAGCGCCAGCGTTTGCGCACTGTGCGTGCAGTAACCGGTGTCCACCAGCGCCGACCCCGAACGCTGCCCGGCAAACAGGACATTGTTCGACGACAGCCAGCCGCGTTCAAAAACGGTGATTTCGGGCGGCAGGGCTGATGAATGTTGCGTCATAAGCTATCAAAGTAGTCGTTGTTGCCCACGGTGGATGCTACCGGCGCGGCCCAGCCAGCGACCGCCGCGCAAGGGCAGCCCCGCCGCGCTGGCGGTGTCCCCCTTCCCGGCGCAGCCGAGAGAAGGGGGAAGGCGCCGCAGGCGACTCAGGGGGTTGACCTCAATTCGCGCCGCAGGATCTTGCCGACATTGCTTTTGGGCAGCTCGTCGCGGAACTCGATGTACTTGGGGCGCTTGTACCCGGTGAGGTTGGCGTGGCAGTAGTTGGCCACCTCGTCCTCGGTCAGCGCAGGGTCGTTCTTGATCACGAAGACCTTGATGGACTCGCCCTGCATGGCATCGGGAATGCCGATGGCCGCGCATTCCACCACGCCGGGGCACAGCGAAATGACCTGCTCCAGTTCGTTGGGGAACACGTTGAAGCCGCTCACCAGGATCATGTCCTTCTTGCGGTCGATGATGCGCGTGTAGCCCTGTGCGTCCATGATGCCGATGTCGCCCGTGCGCATGAAACCGTCGGCCGTGAAGGCCAGGGCGTTTTCGGCGGGCTGGTTGTAGTAGCCCGTCATCACGTTGGGGCCGCGGATGCAGATCTCGCCCGATTCACCGAGCGGCAGGTTGTTGCCCGCGTCGTCCTTAATGGCGATGTCGATGCCCGGCAGCGGCAGGCCGATGGTGCCGCTGAACGCGCTGTTGGTCACGGGGTTGTTGGTGCCGATGGCGCAGGTCTCGCTCATGCCCCAGCCTTCGATCATGGTGCTGCCCGTGACCTTTTGCCATTGCTTGGCCGTGCCTTCGCTGGCGGCCATGCCCCCGGCCTGCGATACGCACAGGTGCGAAAAATCGATCGACTTGAACTGCGGGTTTTGCAGCAGCGCGTTGAACAGCGTGTTCACGGCGGGCAGCATGTGAAAGGGGCGCTTTTTGAGCACCTCGACGAATTTCGGAATGTCGCGCGGGTTGGGAATCAGCGTGAGGCTGGAGCCCTGGCGGATGGCCAGCAGGCACAGCGTGAGCGCGAAGATGTGGTACAGCGGCAGCGCGGCAATGCTGTTGGCGCGGCTGAGGTCGCCCACCTTTGACAAGGCGGGTGTGAACCAGGCCTCGGCCTGCAGTGTGGCGGCCACGATATTGCGGTGGGTCAGCACCGCCCCTTTCGACAGGCCGGTGGTGCCGCCCGTGTATTGCAAGAAGGCGGTGGAGTCGAGCGTGGCCTGGCTGGGGGCCAGCGTGCGGCGCTCGCCCTGCGCCAGCGCCTTCTTGAACGTGACGACCTTGCGCCCGTTGGACAGGGGCAGCTCGTAGGCCGGCACCATCTTGGCGAGATGCCGCACGGCAAAGGTGATCCACGGGCCATACACATGGCCCAGCAGGTCGCCCATGGATGCCATCACCACATGCTGCACGGCGGTGTGCTCGACGATTTCGCTCAGGGTGTGGGCGAAATTCTCAAGGATCACGATGGCTGTGGCGCCCGAGTCCTTGAGCTGGTGCTCCAGCTCGCGGGCGGTGTAGAGCGGGTTCACGTTCACGCAGGTGTAGCCGGCGCGCAGCACGGCCGCCATGGTCACGCCAAACTGCGGCACGTTGGGCAGCATGATGGCCACCCGCGCACCGGATTCGAGTCCCAGGCCCTGCAGGTAGGCGCCCAGCGCCGCCGACAGGCGATCGAGTTCACCGTAGGACATCCACTGGTCCATGCAGACTGAAAACGGGCTCGAGGCATGCTTGCGAAAGGATTCTTCCAGCAGGTGCGCCACCGAGCGGTACTGCTCGGGCTGCACATCGTGGGGAACCCCCGGGGGGTAGCTTTTGAGCCAGATTTTTTCCATGCGGTGTCCTCGGGTGCTCCGGTGGGCAGGTTCTAAGAACGTGTTCACGATCTAGGAAGTGTGGGCCCAGATTGTCGGAGCGGGGGCGCGGGTTCGGCTATCGGGCTTGTCCTAGGGTGCGTGCCAGTTCCGTCTCGCAGGCGACAGGGTTGGCGTGCAGCAGTCAGCGCATCTGCAGGGTCTCTCGGTCGTTGCAGAGACCGTGAAAAAACGCCGCAAACCGCGGCGTGGGGGATGCGCAACTCAATGACATCGGCCACGCATTGGCGGACGGGGTGGGCCGTATCCATGCAGTGCTGAAGGTGCCAGGCCGCACAATGCGGGCTGCTTCATTACAACACCCCGAATCCATGAACGCACGCTGGCAGCAAGCCGTGGTGATCTTCAACCTGTTGGCCACGATCGCCTGGCTGGCATGGCAGTGGCCCCGCTCGCCGCTGATGGCGCTGGCGGGCGTGGCCGCCGCGTTGGCATTGTTCGGGCTGGTGCTGGGGCTGCAGTTCGTGACCATGCTGCGTGTGAACCGTTCTGACCCCGCGCCACGGCCGTCATGGCGGCAACTGGCATCGGCCTGGTTGGCCGAGGCACGGCTGGCGCTGGTGGTTTTCGGCTGGCGCCAACCCTTTCGCCACAGCGCCGTGCCCGATTGGCTGCCGCCCCTGGCGCCCGGCCAGCGGGCCACGCGACGGGGTGTGGTGCTGGTGCACGGCTTTCTGTGCAACCGGGGTTTCTGGTTGCCGTGGATGGCCGCGCTGCGCGAGCGCGGCCATGCGTACGTGGCGGTCACGCTGGAGCCCGCCTTTGGCTCGATGGACGACTACGCCGCCACCGTTGACGGCGCAGTGCAGCGTGTGACCGAGGCCACGGGCATGGCGCCGGTGGTGGTGGGCCACAGCATGGGCGGTCTGGTGGCCCGCGCCTGGCTGCGCTCGCTGGCGCCGGACACCGCCGCTGCGCGCATGCACCGGGTCATCACGCTGGGCACACCGCATGGCGGCACCTGGGCGGGGCGCTTCAGCCGCTCGGTCAATGGCCAGCAGATGGCGCTGGGTGGGGATTGGGTGCAGCAGTTGCAGCAGGACGAGCCTGCAGCCCGCGCGGCCCGGTTTATCTGCTGGTATTCGAATTGCGACAACATCGTTTTTCCTGCGGGGACGGCGATGTTGCTGGGCGCGGATAACCGGTTGGTGGAGGGGGTGGCGCATATGCAGATGGCGTTTGACCCTGCGGTGATGGGGGCGTGTCTGGAGGAAATTGCGCGGGGATGAGGTTTTTTTTTGGCGATTTTTGGCTTTAGCGCTTATTTATCAAGCGCTGGTAGCTATTGTTTTGATAGTTAATTCGGAACTTTTTGCTGAGCGCGGAGGCCGGGTCTCGGCCCGGCGGCCGACTCACTTTTCTTTGCTTTCGCCAAAGAAAAGTAAGCCAAAGAAAGGCAGACCCTCAGTCTGCGACGGGTTTTTGGGGTCAGAGCCCCAATTCACCGAGCCTTTGGCTCGCCCGGAGGGTGCGGTGCTGTGCACCGCAGTGAAATGGGTGTCTGGCCCCAAAAAACCCCAAACCTGCGGCGGTGCGCTTGCGGGGTGCGCCGTGGAACTCGCTTTGCGCTGCGCGCGCCGCTCGGACAACCACGGCGAGTCAGATAACGCAAGCATGCGCGCTCCGACGCGCATGCTCACCCCGCAACCGCCCCGCCGCAGGCGCAGCCAGAAAGGGTGAGCCATCAAACAGCCATACGGGCCATCGCTGCGCTCGGCCCCACTACGCGGGCGCTAGCGCCGCGTGCTGCGCAGATTGGACCGAGCGAAGCAATGGCCCGAAGGGATGTCCGGTTGCGGGTTCCCTTCAGGATGCGCCGAGGAGCACAGGTTTTTTGCGGATCAGGGCTCGCGTCTGTTTGAGTGACGCGAAGCGGCGCGAGTTGAGCGAGACCCCGCCAAAACCGAGCACCGCAGGTTGCCCGCAGCGAAGCGAAGGGACGCAGCGTGCAAGGTCGCCTTTCTTTTGCTTACTTTTCTTTGGCGAAGCAAAGAAAAGTACCTCGCCCGCCGGGGCGAGACCCGGCCTCCGCCCTCAACAAAAGCACAGCGCAAGCTACTAAAAAAATAGCTACTAGCGATTGATGAATAAGCGCTACAGGCCGATGCGGATCAAAAAACTCAAGCCGCAACCACCCCCCGCTCATCCGCCGCAAACTCCGGCAACCCCCTCAGCCGCGCATACATCGGCGCAAAGTCCGCCGCCGTCATGTCAAACAGCTGCTCAAAACTGTCAATCACAAAATACGTCTGCTGGTAGGTGTCGATCTTGTAGCGCGTGCGCATGGTGCGCTCCAGTTGCAAGGGCAGGCGCTGCGGCTGCGGGCTTTGCACGGCATAGGGCAACTCGCCCGACGAGCTCAAAATGCCCGCGCCATACGCCCGCAAGCCGCCCGCCTCGCGGATCAGACCGAACTCGATGGTGTACCAATAGAGGCGGCTGAGCATTTCGCACGCGCCCAGGCCCTGCGCCTTCAGGCCGCCCTGGCCATAGCGCTGCACATAGTCCGCAAACACCGGGTTGAACAGCAGCGGCACATGGCCGAACAGGTCGTGAAAGATGTCGGGCTCGACGATGTAGTCAAACTCGGCGGGTGTGCGGATCCAGTCCGTTACCGGAAACTTGCGATTCGCCAGCAGCGTGAAAAACGGCACCTCGGGGATCAGGCCCGGCACGGCCACGATCTCCCAGCCGGTGGTTTTGTAGAGGCGCTCATTGATCTCTTCAAAACGCGGGATGTGGTCCTTGATGCCCAGTGAGGGCAGGGCTGCGATGAACGCCTCGCTCGCCAGTCCCGGCAGCAGGGCCGACTGGCGCTCGTACAGGCGCCGATAAGTGTCATGGTCGGCGGCGGTGTAGGCCGCAAAGTTCTGCGGGCAGGTGTAGTCGGCGCCCGCGCGGGAATAGTCGCCGCGCGGCGGGCGGGTGCTGGCGCCGTAGACAACGGGTTCGATGGCCATGGTCGGCTCCTGTGCTCAGGGCTTCCTGGCTTCGAGCACGCCACGTTCGATCTGGTCACGCTCCAGCGACTCGAACAGCGCCTTGAAGTTGCCTTCGCCGAAGCCGTCGCGGTAGTCCCCCTTGCGCTGGATGAACTCGAAGAACACCGGGCCCAGCATGGGCGTGGAGAAAATCTGCAGCAGCAGGCGCGGCGTGCCGTCGGCGGTGGTGCCGTCCAGCAGGATGCCGCGGGCCTGCAGTTCACCGACCGGCTGGCCATGGCCGGGCAGGCGGGTGTCGAGCATCTGGTAGTAAATGTCGTTGGGGGCGGGTGCCATGGGCACGCCGGCCAGCCCGAGCTTGTCCACCGTGGCCAGGATGTCGTCGCAGATCAGGGCGATGTGCTGGATGCCTTCGCCGTTGAACTGCATCAAGAACTCTTCGATCTGGCCACCGCCCTGTTTCGATTCTTCATTCAGCGGGATGCGGATCTTGCCGTCGGGCGCGGTCATGGCCTTGGAGGTCAGGCCGGTGTATTCGCCCTGGATGTCGAAGTAGCGAATCTCGCGGAAGCCAAACAGCTTTTCGTAGAAGTTGGCCCAAAAACCCATGCGGCCGCGGTACACGTTGTGCGTGAGGTGGTCGATTTCGTTCAGCCCATGGCCCACGGGGCGGCGGTCCACGCCGTCGATGAACTCAAAGTCGATGTCGTAGATCGACTTGCCGTCTTCAAACCGGTCGATCAGGTACAGCGGCGCACCGCCGATGCCCTTGATGGCGGGCAGGCGCAGCTCCATCGGGCCGGTGGGAATTTCGATGGGCTGGGCGCCCAGCGCCAGCGCGCGGTGGTAGGCCTTGTGCGCATCCTTCACGCGAAACGCCAGGCCGCAGGCCGACGGGCCGTGCTCGGCGCCGAAGTAGGCCGCCTGGCTGTGGGGCTCGCGATTGATGATGAAGTTGATGCCGTTCTGGCGGTACAGCACCACGTCCTTGGAGCGGTGCTTGGCCACCAGCGTGAAGCCTAGTTTTTCAAACACCGCCTCCAGCACGCCGGGGGTGGGTGAGGTGAACTCGACGAACTCGAACCCCATCAGGCCCATGGGGTTGTCCCAGTCTTCGATTTGGGCGGCGGTTTGTTGCGGCAGGGCGGCGTTCATGGGGTGTCTCCGGCATTCGTTGTTGATGAATGTCATGGACTGTAGGCGCGCACTGCCTCATGTTTCTGGCGAAATCAAGAGGCTTTCGACTCTAATTTGCAGAAATCTTGCGAATGATCAAATTACGGTGCAGGTTGTCGGCGTTGGTCGGTCTGGCTGTCCGGCATTTCTGGCGGTGTATATCAGGAGCCCGGGGTGGTCGCGGGGGTTTGGAGCTTGCGCAACGCCAGTGCCGCTTCGACGCGTTGCTGCTCTTCGGCCGAGAAAAGCTGTTTGCGCAGTTGCTGCAGCGCGGCGCTGTCGTCGCCTTGTTGGGCATGCTGGCTGTACTGGTCGAGCCGCTGCTGCCAGTGCTGCTCATCCCGGTCGAGTTGGGCCATGGCATGGGCTGCAGCCTCGCCATATTGCGCACTGCGCGCTGCGTGGCGTGTGTAGGGGTCGGTGTTCTGGGTGTTGAAGGCGGCGGTCTGCGCCGCGGCCGCCATGTGTTCGGTGGCCGCGCTGCGCTCGGCGCGGCGCTCCTTGGATAGCTCGTTGTCGGTGGCCTGCAGGGCCTGGGCCCGTTGTTCGGGGGTGAGCTGGGTGTTGCGGGCGATCTCCAGGCGCGCCAGGGTGTAGCGGTCGAGTTCTGCCTCGCGGGCGAAGAGGGCGTCGTATTCGGCACCCTCAAAGTACTGCAGGCGCACCTTGTGGCGTGCTTCCAGGGCATCGCGCACGGCGCGGGGATCGGTGAGGTCCTGCGGCGCGCGCAACTGGCCCAGGGCCACGCGGTAGTCCACGTAGCGCTCGGCCAGTGCCAGCGCGCGCGTGGCCAGGGCTTTGGGGAAATGACTGCCAATCAGCGCGGCGAGGCGCTGTTTGAGCGCGGCCGGGTCGTTGGCGTCGCCTGCTTCCAGCAGCAGGGCTTCCAGCGTGTTGCGCAGGCCATCCACCAGCAGCGGATCCGTGTTGTCGGACCCGCTGGCGCGTCGATGGGCGAAGTCACTGGTGTCCAGGCGCCAGGCGGTGGCGTGAGCGCCCCGGGTGCCGGTGGGTGCGCCGGCCGCCCCGCCCGGCGCCTGCCGCTTGTCTCCCGCACCGGGCAATCCCTGGACGCCCAGCCACCAGACCACTGAGGCCGTGGCTACGGCCAGTAGCACGGCGACTGCGGCCCAGGCGCGGGAGCGCATCACCATGGTTTACAAGCCCTGCAGCTTGAGGCGGTTGGCATGCTGGCGGTAGAGCGTCACCGGATCGGTGGAGAACCAGTCGCGCAGCCCAACGAACTGGTTGACCTCGTCCAGGTGGTTCTGCCGGTAGTCCCCCAGGTGCTTGCCCAGGCGCGACGAGCAGGCCGACACCAGTCCGTCATTGGCTTCACCAAAGACCAGACCCAGCACGGCGAGGGGGCCGTCGGTCACGTCGAGCACGTTGGTGAGGGGCTGGGTGCCGGTCCACGAGTAATAGCGCACGCCGTTCACCAGCTCGGCACCGCTGCCGCACCCGGTGGGCAGGGCCTGTGGAAACCGACGGTTGAAGTCGGCAAGGCCGGCGGTGGTGAGCGAATCCAGCGCTGCCGTGGGTGTCTGCGGCAGGCCGGTGCCGCCTGACACCAGGTTGATCAGGCTCACCAGGGCCGT
This window harbors:
- a CDS encoding lipase secretion chaperone, whose protein sequence is MVMRSRAWAAVAVLLAVATASVVWWLGVQGLPGAGDKRQAPGGAAGAPTGTRGAHATAWRLDTSDFAHRRASGSDNTDPLLVDGLRNTLEALLLEAGDANDPAALKQRLAALIGSHFPKALATRALALAERYVDYRVALGQLRAPQDLTDPRAVRDALEARHKVRLQYFEGAEYDALFAREAELDRYTLARLEIARNTQLTPEQRAQALQATDNELSKERRAERSAATEHMAAAAQTAAFNTQNTDPYTRHAARSAQYGEAAAHAMAQLDRDEQHWQQRLDQYSQHAQQGDDSAALQQLRKQLFSAEEQQRVEAALALRKLQTPATTPGS
- the hppD gene encoding 4-hydroxyphenylpyruvate dioxygenase — translated: MNAALPQQTAAQIEDWDNPMGLMGFEFVEFTSPTPGVLEAVFEKLGFTLVAKHRSKDVVLYRQNGINFIINREPHSQAAYFGAEHGPSACGLAFRVKDAHKAYHRALALGAQPIEIPTGPMELRLPAIKGIGGAPLYLIDRFEDGKSIYDIDFEFIDGVDRRPVGHGLNEIDHLTHNVYRGRMGFWANFYEKLFGFREIRYFDIQGEYTGLTSKAMTAPDGKIRIPLNEESKQGGGQIEEFLMQFNGEGIQHIALICDDILATVDKLGLAGVPMAPAPNDIYYQMLDTRLPGHGQPVGELQARGILLDGTTADGTPRLLLQIFSTPMLGPVFFEFIQRKGDYRDGFGEGNFKALFESLERDQIERGVLEARKP